In the Chromobacterium sp. ATCC 53434 genome, GCGCCCGCTCCGACTTCCCGGAAGGCGTGCGCGCGCTCTTGGTCGACAAGGACCGCAATCCGCGCTGGAGCCGGCAGCTGGCTGACATCGACCAGGCCTGGGTGGACGGCCATTTCGATTCGCCGTGGCGCGGCGGCGATCATCCGCTGGCGGGATTGAAATAGCCCCCTCTCCCCGCCCCTCTCCCGCGAAGGGAGAGGGAGGGCACGTCGACAATTTACTAGTTTCTCGCACCCGCGCGGCACCGGCAGCATAAAGACCAACGCCACCACCGTCGCGGGAAATCGTCGATACAACTCGACGCATGGCCGAACGTCAACCACGCCATGGCCCCTCTCCCCTCGCGGGAGAGGGGTTGGGGAGAGGGGGCGAATCCAGCCGCCCCATCAAATGAGAAAAGGAAGAGACATGGAAAACATCGCCTTCATCGGCCTTGGCAATATGGGCGGGCCGATGGCCGTCAATCTGCTGAACAAGGGCTTCAAACTCAGCGCCTTCGACCTGTCGGCCGACGCGCTGGCCAAGGTGGCCGCCGCCGGCGGCCGGGCGGCGGCCAGCGCCGCCGACGCGATAGACAACGCCGGCGTGGTGATCTCGATGCTGCCGGCCGGCAAGCACGTGGCCGGCCTCTACCTCGGCGACGACGGCCTGTTCGCCAAGCTGCCCAAGGGCGCGCTGATCATAGACTGCAGCACGATAGACGCCGGCACCGCCCGCCAAGTGGCCGAAGCCGCGCAAGCGAAGGGCCTGGCCATGCTGGACGCGCCGGTGTCCGGCGGCACCGCCGGCGCCACCGCCGGCACGCTGACCTTCATCGTCGGCGGCGCCGCCGACGCGCTGGCCCGCGCCCGCCCGGTGCTGGAGGCGATGGGCAAGAACATCTTCCACGCCGGCGGCGCCGGCGCCGGCCAGACCGCCAAGATCTGCAACAATATGCTGCTGGGCATCCTGATGGTCGGCACCGCGGAGGCGCTGGCGCTGGGCGTCAAGAACGGCCTGGACCCGAAAGTGCTGTCCGAGATCATCGCCAAGAGCTCGGGCCGCAACTGGGCGACCGAGCTGTACAATCCGTGGCCCGGCGTCATGGACGCCGCGCCGGCCAGCCGCGGCTACGCCGGCGGCTTCATGTCCGAATTGATGCTGAAGGACCTGGGCCTGGCCGAGGAAACCGCGCTGCAAAGCCATGCCGCCAATCCGCTGGGCGCGCTGGCGCGCAATCTGTACGAGGAACATGTGCACCAGGGCAACGGCAAGCTGGACTTCTCCAGCATCGTCAAACACTTCCACCAGCTGGACTGAGCCGGCGCCGGCCAGGCCGACACAGGCGATATGACATGTGCTACATTAATCGTCCATGTCATTGACTTTTCGTGTCACTTCGACGGGAGCCGGCAGCCGCCGGCTCCCGTCGCGCATGCGATGAACGCCGGGCCACGCCCGGAAGAAAAACAGAAACAGGAACACCATGTCTACATCCCGTATTCTGGCCGGCCAGGTGCTGGCCGCGCTGGCGGCCTGCGCGCTGCCGGTCTCGCCGGCGCAGGCCGCCGGCTATCAGCAGCCGCCGGCCAACATCCTGAAGGCGATGCGCGCGCCGGCGCTGCCCGGCCCCAGCGTCAGCCCCACCCGCGACCGCATGCTGCTGGTGGCGTGGCAGGAATACCCGTCCATCGCGCGCGTGGCCGCGCCCTTCCTGCGCCTGGCCGGCACCCGCGTCGAGCCGGCCAACCGCAGCAAGCACGACACGCCGGGCGGCTACGGCATCGCCCCGTGCGCCGAGAGCTTCAAGCTGGTGAGCATTCCCGACGGCCGGGAAACGGCGATCGCGCTGCCGGCCGGCGCCTGCCCGGACGCGCCTATCTGGTCGGCCGACGGCAAGCGCTTCGCCTTCGCCAACACCACCGCCGACGCGGTGGAACTGTGGGTCGGCGACGCCGCCAGCGGCAAGATACGCAAGGTCCCCGGCATCCGGCTGAACCCGATGCTGAACGACGAGCTGCAATGGATGCCGGATCAGAAGACGCTGCTGGTCAAGGCGGTGCCGGCCAAGCTCGGTCCGCCGCCGGCCAAGCAGGGCGGCCCCGACGGCCCGAACGTGCAGGAAGCCGACGGCGAGAAAGGCCAGAGCAGCACCTATGAAACCCGCGACACGCTGTCCAGCCCGCACGACGAGGCGCTGTTCGACTACTACGCCGCCTCGCAGCTGACCCTGGTCGACGCGGCCAGCGGCAAGACGACGCCGCTGGGCCAGCCGGCGCTGTACGACGGCGTCGGCCCGGCGCCGGACGGCAAGCACATCCTGGTTTCCAGCGTGCGCAAACCCTATTCCTACGTCACGACCTACGAGCGCTTCCCGCACCAGGTCGAAGTATGGGATGTCGCGCGGCCTGGCCGCGTCGGCGTCCACACCGTCGCCTCGCTGCC is a window encoding:
- the mmsB gene encoding 3-hydroxyisobutyrate dehydrogenase; translation: MENIAFIGLGNMGGPMAVNLLNKGFKLSAFDLSADALAKVAAAGGRAAASAADAIDNAGVVISMLPAGKHVAGLYLGDDGLFAKLPKGALIIDCSTIDAGTARQVAEAAQAKGLAMLDAPVSGGTAGATAGTLTFIVGGAADALARARPVLEAMGKNIFHAGGAGAGQTAKICNNMLLGILMVGTAEALALGVKNGLDPKVLSEIIAKSSGRNWATELYNPWPGVMDAAPASRGYAGGFMSELMLKDLGLAEETALQSHAANPLGALARNLYEEHVHQGNGKLDFSSIVKHFHQLD